A genomic window from Montipora capricornis isolate CH-2021 chromosome 8, ASM3666992v2, whole genome shotgun sequence includes:
- the LOC138059313 gene encoding E3 ubiquitin-protein ligase TRIM71-like, producing the protein MESVLKNLEKHVTCSICLDTFTEPKTIQCLHTFCFECLKTHALKTQQQGIFRCPECKAEITVPQRFDKLPTGFLQNSLLGLLEVRKGGEGSEISCGNCRKKSAETSFCFECGKFMCSDCVNAHELLRNVAFEGHKIRSIKHFKAEDYEALLKRQSFCSQKYHEREVTRYFCLDCETCVCQTCINTVHKNHAIDPLDKAADGEKAKLVAAVESIKEKGKLCNNVIRQFEQTAVDVETNTNAAIRQVSQRADQMIAKIREREREAITALDKTRMSKLEKLNNGTNQLQSLLKQINQAIEFASNLIQRSSSSDIMQSKETLQKRFEDLNRAAVPKLLVGSFLKFVSTAEPEDLTLGVIATDELTIEGLTQDIQAGVEVEFFICPEIMSDVRGSFLLEVLVEPTEQVGSLITHKYGDGTLLMRFVPKVPGTYSITVAVKGNELHKNPFSIQVKERRLQVVGELDLRGQTLYRPHSIASNLKGLMAVTDYSRHCILVFDNEGKYLRKFGREGMKAGEINGPSGVTFVDDDNILVTQHLNHRIQQFNVHTGNAVRSFGSKGSRDGEFDTPVSVCIDDEGHVAVADKNNNRIQVFTKDGELLFIFGDSGSEKLNHPTGCIFHEDRFIVSDARNHCLKVFDRSGRFLRKIGELGSADGQLRLPQGLFVEKCGNCHNILVCDFGNNRIVQFSLEGTFAGKSLVELRGLAGIIATLDGRIMVADSKAKKVYILQ; encoded by the coding sequence ATGGAATCTGTCCtaaaaaacttggaaaaacATGTTACATGTTCGATCTGCTTGGATACTTTCACTGAGCCCAAGACCATACAATGTCTGCACACCTTTTGCTTTGAGTGTTTGAAGACACACGCTCTAAAAACTCAACAACAAGGAATATTTCGCTGCCCTGAGTGCAAGGCGGAAATAACCGTGCCTCAGCGCTTCGATAAATTGCCAACTGGCTTTCTCCAAAACAGTTTGCTTGGTCTTCTCGAAGTAAGAAAAGGAGGAGAAGGCAGCGAGATCAGTTGCGGCAACTGCAGGAAAAAAAGCGCAGAGACAAGCTTCTGCTTCGAATGCGGAAAGTTCATGTGCTCCGATTGTGTCAACGCACATGAACTTCTTAGAAATGTGGCGTTTGAAGGGCACAAAATCAGATCAATAAAACACTTCAAAGCAGAAGACTACGAGGCACTTCTCAAGCGACAATCCTTTTGCTCGCAGAAGTATCATGAACGAGAGGTAACGAGGTACTTTTGCCTCGACTGCGAGACCTGTGTTTGTCAGACCTGCATAAATACAGTTCACAAGAACCATGCTATTGATCCGCTCGACAAAGCAGCCGATGGCGAGAAGGCTAAACTCGTGGCAGCAGTCGAGTCGATAAAAGAAAAGGGCAAACTTTGCAATAATGTTATTCGTCAGTTTGAGCAAACAGCTGTTGATGTGGAAACTAACACCAACGCCGCTATACGCCAGGTTTCCCAAAGAGCTGACCAAATGATTGCAAAAATTCGAGAACGCGAGCGGGAGGCTATTACCGCACTCGACAAGACACGCATGTCGAAACTGGAGAAATTAAACAATGGAACGAATCAGCTGCAGTCCTTGctgaaacaaataaatcaagCAATAGAGTTTGCCAGCAATTTGATTCAAAGGAGTTCAAGCTCAGATATCATGCAAAGCAAAGAAACCTTGCAAAAGCGATTTGAAGATCTTAACAGGGCTGCCGTACCGAAACTTCTCGTTGGTTCATTTCTGAAGTTTGTGTCAACGGCTGAACCGGAGGATTTAACCCTGGGTGTTATCGCAACCGATGAGTTAACTATTGAAGGACTGACTCAAGACATTCAAGCTGGCGTTGAAGTAGAGTTTTTTATCTGTCCCGAAATCATGAGCGACGTGCGAGGATCGTTTCTCCTTGAAGTCCTCGTGGAACCTACCGAACAAGTGGGAAGTTTGATTACACACAAATACGGTGATGGAACTTTATTGATGAGGTTTGTACCTAAAGTTCCAGGTACATATAGCATTACAGTAGCTGTAAAAGGGAACGAACTTCACAAGAATCCATTCTCAATCCAAGTAAAGGAACGACGGCTTCAAGTTGTTGGCGAGTTAGATTTAAGAGGACAAACTCTTTACCGTCCACATAGCATTGCTTCGAACCTTAAAGGGCTGATGGCTGTTACTGATTACAGTAGACACTGTATCTTAGTGTTCGATAACGAAGGAAAGTATCTGCGAAAATTTGGACGCGAAGGAATGAAAGCTGGTGAGATCAACGGTCCTTCAGGTGTGACATTTGTTGACGACGACAACATTCTTGTAACGCAACATTTGAATCACCGCATTCAACAATTTAATGTACACACAGGAAATGCTGTGAGGTCGTTTGGCAGTAAAGGGTCAAGAGATGGCGAGTTTGATACTCCAGTAAGCGTTTGCATAGATGACGAAGGACATGTTGCTGTTGcggacaaaaacaacaacagaattCAGGTTTTTACAAAGGACGGTGAGTTATTGTTTATATTTGGAGACAGCGGCTCAGAAAAACTGAACCATCCCACTGGTTGCATTTTCCATGAAGACAGGTTCATTGTTTCTGATGCCAGGAACCACTGTTTAAAAGTCTTTGACCGCTCAGGCAGGTTTCTACGCAAGATTGGAGAGCTGGGGTCCGCTGACGGACAATTGAGACTTCCGCAGGGTCTGTTTGTGGAGAAATGCGGCAATTGTCACAACATTCTTGTTTGCGATTTTGGCAATAATCGAATCGTCCAGTTCTCATTAGAAGGTACTTTTGCCGGAAAAAGTCTGGTTGAGCTGCGAGGACTCGCTGGCATTATTGCAACACTGGATGGGCGGATTATGGTCGCCGATTCTAAAGCTAAGAAAGTTTACATCTTGCAGTAG
- the LOC138058858 gene encoding E3 ubiquitin-protein ligase TRIM71-like: MESLLKNLEKHVTCSICLDTFTEPKTIECLHTFCFECLKTHALKTQQQGRFRCPECQAEIDVPQGFDKLPTGFLQNSLLDLLAVQKGGDGSEISCGNCRKKSAETSFCFECEKFMCSDCVNAHELLRNVAFEGDKVKSIKHFKAEDYEALLKRQSFCSQKYHEREVTRYFCLDCETCVCQTCINTVHKNHAIDPLDKAADGEKAKLVAAVESIKEKGKLCNNVIRQFEQTAVDVETNTNAAIRQVSQRADQMIAKIREREREAITALDKTRMSKLEKLNNGTNQLQSLLKQINQAIEFASNLIQRSSSSDIMQSKETLQKRFEDLNRAAVPKLLVGSFLKFVSTAEPKDLTLGVIATDELTIEGLTQDIQAGVEVEFFICPEIMSDVRGSFLLEVLVEPTEQVGSLITHKNGDETLLMRFVPKVPGTYNITVAVKGNELHKNPFSIQVKERRLQVVGELDLRGQTLYRPHSIASNLKGLMAVTDYSRHCILVFDNEGKYLRKFGREGMKAGEINGPSGVTFVDDDNILVTQHLNHRIQQFNVHTGNAVRSFGSKGSRDGEFDTPVSVCIDDKGHVAVADKNNNRIQVFTKDGELLFIFGDSGSEKLNHPTGCIFHEDRFIVSDARNHCLKVFDRSGRFLRKIGEPGSVDGQLRLPQGLFVEKCGNCHNILVCDFGNNRIVQFSLEGTFAGKSLVELRGLAGIVATLDGRIMVADSKAKKVYILK; encoded by the coding sequence ATGGAATCTCTCCtaaaaaacttggaaaaacATGTTACATGTTCGATCTGCTTGGATACTTTCACTGAGCCCAAGACCATAGAATGTCTGCACACATTTTGCTTTGAGTGTTTGAAGACACACGCTCTAAAAACTCAACAACAAGGAAGATTTCGCTGCCCTGAGTGCCAGGCTGAAATTGACGTCCCTCAGGGCTTCGATAAATTGCCAACTGGATTTCTCCAAAACAGTTTGCTTGATCTTCTCGCAGTACAAAAAGGAGGAGATGGTAGCGAGATCAGTTGCGGTAACTGCAGGAAAAAAAGCGCCGAGACAAGCTTCTGCTTCGAATGCGAAAAGTTCATGTGCTCCGATTGTGTCAACGCACATGAACTTCTTAGAAATGTGGCGTTTGAAGGAGACAAAGTCAAATCAATAAAACACTTCAAAGCAGAAGACTACGAGGCACTTCTCAAGCGACAATCCTTTTGCTCGCAGAAGTATCATGAACGAGAGGTAACGAGGTACTTTTGCCTCGACTGCGAGACCTGTGTTTGTCAGACCTGCATAAATACAGTTCACAAGAACCATGCTATTGATCCGCTCGACAAAGCAGCCGATGGCGAGAAGGCTAAACTCGTGGCAGCAGTCGAGTCGATAAAAGAAAAGGGCAAACTTTGCAATAATGTTATTCGTCAGTTTGAGCAAACAGCTGTTGATGTGGAAACTAACACCAACGCCGCTATACGCCAGGTTTCCCAAAGAGCTGACCAAATGATTGCAAAAATTCGAGAACGCGAGCGGGAGGCTATTACCGCACTCGACAAGACACGCATGTCGAAACTGGAGAAATTAAACAATGGAACGAATCAGCTGCAGTCCTTGctgaaacaaataaatcaagCAATAGAGTTTGCCAGCAATTTGATTCAAAGGAGTTCAAGCTCAGATATCATGCAAAGCAAAGAAACCTTGCAAAAGCGATTTGAAGATCTTAACAGGGCTGCCGTACCGAAACTTCTCGTTGGTTCATTTCTGAAGTTTGTGTCAACGGCTGAACCGAAGGATTTAACCCTGGGTGTTATCGCAACTGATGAGTTAACTATTGAAGGACTGACTCAAGACATTCAAGCTGGCGTTGAAGTAGAGTTTTTTATCTGTCCCGAAATCATGAGCGACGTGCGAGGATCGTTTCTCCTTGAAGTCCTCGTGGAACCTACCGAACAAGTGGGAAGTTTGATTACACACAAAAACGGTGATGAAACTTTATTGATGAGGTTTGTACCTAAAGTTCCAGGTACATATAACATTACAGTGGCTGTAAAAGGGAACGAACTTCACAAGAATCCATTCTCAATCCAAGTAAAGGAACGACGGCTTCAAGTTGTTGGCGAGTTAGATTTAAGAGGACAAACTCTTTACCGTCCACATAGCATTGCTTCGAACCTTAAAGGGCTGATGGCTGTTACTGATTACAGTAGACACTGTATCTTAGTGTTCGATAACGAAGGAAAGTATCTGCGAAAATTTGGACGCGAAGGAATGAAAGCTGGTGAGATCAACGGTCCTTCAGGTGTGACATTTGTTGACGACGACAACATTCTTGTAACGCAACATTTGAATCACCGCATTCAACAATTTAATGTACACACAGGAAATGCTGTGAGGTCGTTTGGCAGTAAAGGGTCAAGAGATGGCGAGTTTGATACTCCAGTAAGCGTTTGCATAGATGACAAAGGACATGTTGCTGTTGcggacaaaaacaacaacagaattCAGGTTTTTACAAAGGACGGTGAGTTATTGTTTATATTTGGAGACAGCGGCTCAGAAAAACTGAACCATCCCACTGGTTGCATTTTCCATGAAGACAGGTTCATTGTTTCTGATGCCAGGAACCACTGTTTAAAAGTCTTTGACCGCTCGGGTAGGTTTCTACGCAAGATTGGAGAGCCGGGGTCCGTTGACGGACAATTGAGACTTCCGCAGGGTCTGTTTGTGGAGAAATGCGGCAATTGTCACAACATTCTTGTTTGCGATTTTGGCAATAATCGAATCGTCCAGTTCTCATTAGAAGGTACTTTTGCCGGAAAAAGTCTGGTTGAGCTGCGAGGACTCGCTGGAATTGTTGCAACACTGGATGGGCGGATTATGGTCGCCGATTCTAAAGCTAAGAAAGTTTACATCTTGAAATAG